In a genomic window of Bacteroidota bacterium:
- a CDS encoding Nramp family divalent metal transporter: MKTTNSSSASLSEVNATVNTQTKIGFWKKLFAFLGPAYLVSVGYMDPGNWATDIAGGSSFGYSLIWVLLMSNLMALLLQSLSARLGIVSGRDLAQASRETYPPLVNICLYALAEIAIAACDLAEVLGMAIGLQLLFHIPLLWGVCISVLDTFLLLFLINYGIRKIEAFIIVLVVIIGASFFMEMIFAQPDMGELAKGFVPSLPSNTALYIAIGIIGATVMPHNLYLHSSLVQTRKFERSKEAIKKAIRFNIIDSTIALNLAFFVNAAILILAASTFYNNGLFDVAEIQDAHRFLEPMLGNKWAPILFAVALIAAGQSSTITGTLAGQIVMEGYLNLRLQPWIRRLLTRIIAIVPAFITIFYLGEAATGKLLILSQVILSLQLGFAVIPLIHFVSDKSKMGTFSIGKITQIAAWLVAAIIVSLNVKLVIGEVSDALELPFFNNGISKFLLILIISGVGFLLLYIVVNPIINKAKPTEKNYLHGNLKSINDAQMPAYNKVAITVDFSDTDSITINHALAQGGRAAEYTLIHIVETAGALIMGNEIEDMESSSDKDFLLIYVNHLSEKGYKVTSSLGFGNPKNAIPEIVNSTNADLLVMGAHGHTGIKDILFGTTVDSVRHKVRVPVFIVRKPA, encoded by the coding sequence ATGAAAACAACCAACTCATCAAGTGCTTCCCTTTCGGAAGTTAACGCCACTGTAAATACCCAAACAAAAATTGGTTTCTGGAAAAAGCTTTTCGCCTTTTTGGGCCCCGCTTATCTGGTCAGCGTAGGTTACATGGATCCGGGAAATTGGGCTACCGATATTGCCGGCGGAAGTAGCTTTGGTTATTCGCTTATTTGGGTATTGTTGATGAGTAATTTAATGGCCCTTTTACTGCAAAGTTTAAGCGCTCGTTTAGGTATAGTAAGTGGACGAGATTTAGCGCAAGCTTCACGCGAAACCTACCCTCCTTTAGTAAATATTTGTTTGTATGCACTCGCCGAAATAGCTATAGCAGCATGCGATTTAGCCGAAGTTTTAGGTATGGCTATTGGCTTGCAATTGCTGTTTCATATTCCTTTGTTATGGGGTGTTTGTATTTCGGTACTGGATACTTTTTTATTGCTCTTCCTAATCAATTATGGAATACGTAAAATAGAAGCATTCATCATTGTATTAGTAGTTATTATTGGTGCATCGTTTTTTATGGAGATGATTTTTGCTCAACCCGATATGGGCGAGTTGGCCAAGGGATTTGTTCCATCACTACCATCAAACACCGCATTGTATATTGCAATTGGAATTATTGGGGCAACAGTTATGCCGCACAACCTTTACTTGCATTCATCTTTGGTTCAAACGCGCAAATTTGAGCGAAGTAAAGAAGCCATTAAAAAAGCCATACGTTTTAATATAATCGATTCAACTATTGCACTCAACCTAGCCTTCTTTGTAAATGCCGCCATATTGATTTTAGCTGCTTCTACGTTTTATAACAACGGTTTATTCGATGTTGCTGAGATACAGGATGCACACCGCTTTTTAGAACCAATGCTTGGAAATAAGTGGGCTCCAATTTTATTCGCAGTTGCACTTATTGCAGCCGGACAAAGCAGTACAATAACCGGAACTTTAGCCGGACAAATTGTTATGGAAGGTTACCTTAATTTACGCTTACAACCTTGGATTCGCAGATTACTCACACGGATAATTGCCATTGTTCCAGCCTTTATTACGATTTTTTATTTAGGTGAAGCAGCAACTGGAAAGTTATTGATTTTAAGTCAAGTTATTTTGAGCCTTCAACTTGGATTTGCGGTAATACCTCTCATACATTTTGTAAGCGACAAAAGTAAAATGGGTACATTTTCGATTGGTAAAATCACGCAAATAGCTGCTTGGCTGGTAGCAGCAATTATTGTCTCATTAAATGTAAAATTGGTTATTGGTGAGGTTAGTGATGCGCTCGAATTGCCATTTTTTAATAATGGAATCAGCAAATTTTTATTGATTTTGATTATATCGGGTGTTGGATTTTTGTTGTTGTATATTGTAGTTAATCCTATAATCAACAAAGCAAAACCAACCGAAAAAAACTACTTGCATGGAAACTTAAAATCAATAAACGATGCACAAATGCCTGCATATAATAAGGTTGCAATTACTGTTGATTTTTCGGATACCGATTCAATCACTATCAATCATGCATTAGCACAAGGTGGGCGCGCTGCTGAATATACCCTCATACACATTGTTGAAACTGCCGGTGCTTTAATTATGGGTAATGAAATTGAAGATATGGAAAGCAGTAGCGACAAAGATTTTTTATTAATTTATGTAAATCATTTAAGTGAAAAAGGATATAAAGTTACCAGCAGCTTAGGCTTTGGAAATCCTAAAAACGCAATTCCCGAAATTGTAAATTCAACCAATGCCGATTTATTGGTTATGGGAGCTCACGGTCATACTGGAATAAAAGATATACTATTTGGTACTACCGTTGATTCGGTTCGACATAAAGTACGAGTTCCCGTATTTATTGTGCGCAAACCTGCTTAA
- a CDS encoding peptide MFS transporter, protein MSKKKSHPKGLPYLFFTEMWERFGYYLMIGIFVLYMTDYEKGGLNLERSQASDIFGTFIALNYLTPFIGGMLADRLLGYRKSIIIGGLLMGCGYIGLAVPGNTAFFISLFLMVIGNGFFKPNISTLLGNLYSAPEYKSMKDSGYSIFYMGINIGAFICNFFAAFLRNTYGWGEAFIAAGIGMFLGVAVFIIGNKHYAHVDVPKTQNKDEQSVFTVLSKVMLPAIVIGIASWFIPGNIFGSDSSDAFLLGSIPVIAFYASLYFKAKEDEKRPIGALLSIFAVVVVFWAVFKQNGTALTTWAQYYTDRETPDVALKVTDALKLNETVTYSKDTTYLLDAQFRKQKNASGDFEKGLSFPAYYLNDDVSKLSEGSSKKLISTELFQSINPFFVVTLTPLVVAFFSFLRSRSKEPTTPAKICLGLFVSGLSTLIMVWAVYYCGNGTEKAGAEWLIASYGIVTVGELLLSPMGLSLVSKLSPTHITGLMMGGWSLATSLGNKFSGILATLWDGYDNKALYFLVNFVLLMLATTALALMLKRLNKIFKEYQA, encoded by the coding sequence ATGAGCAAAAAAAAATCACATCCTAAAGGATTACCCTATTTGTTTTTTACTGAAATGTGGGAGCGTTTTGGTTATTACCTCATGATTGGAATATTTGTTTTGTACATGACCGATTACGAAAAAGGAGGATTAAATTTAGAGCGTAGCCAAGCTTCAGATATTTTTGGAACTTTTATCGCTTTAAATTATTTAACTCCATTTATTGGAGGAATGTTGGCTGATCGTTTATTGGGTTATCGAAAATCAATTATAATAGGAGGTTTACTCATGGGCTGTGGCTACATAGGATTAGCAGTGCCCGGTAATACAGCGTTTTTTATTTCACTTTTTTTAATGGTTATAGGAAACGGATTTTTCAAACCAAATATCAGCACCCTCCTTGGGAACTTATACTCAGCACCCGAATACAAATCGATGAAAGATAGTGGCTATAGCATTTTTTATATGGGAATAAATATAGGTGCTTTCATTTGCAATTTTTTTGCTGCCTTTTTACGAAATACATATGGATGGGGTGAAGCATTTATTGCTGCCGGTATTGGAATGTTTTTAGGTGTAGCAGTTTTTATTATTGGCAATAAACATTATGCGCATGTGGATGTTCCTAAGACACAAAATAAAGATGAACAATCAGTTTTTACAGTACTTTCTAAAGTAATGCTTCCTGCAATTGTTATAGGTATTGCTTCATGGTTTATTCCTGGAAATATTTTTGGAAGCGATAGTAGCGATGCTTTTTTACTGGGTTCAATACCGGTTATTGCTTTTTATGCCTCGCTTTATTTTAAAGCTAAAGAAGATGAGAAGCGACCTATTGGAGCCTTACTTTCAATATTTGCTGTAGTGGTTGTATTTTGGGCAGTATTTAAGCAAAATGGAACAGCCTTAACAACTTGGGCGCAATATTATACCGATCGCGAAACTCCTGATGTAGCATTAAAAGTAACAGATGCATTAAAATTAAACGAAACAGTTACCTATAGCAAAGACACAACCTACTTGCTCGACGCTCAGTTTAGAAAGCAAAAAAATGCTTCCGGTGATTTTGAAAAAGGGCTGTCATTTCCTGCTTACTATTTAAACGATGATGTAAGTAAACTTTCAGAAGGAAGTAGCAAGAAGCTAATTTCAACAGAGTTGTTTCAATCGATTAATCCATTTTTTGTGGTAACACTAACACCTTTGGTAGTTGCTTTCTTTAGTTTTTTGAGAAGTAGAAGTAAAGAACCCACCACACCTGCAAAAATTTGCCTGGGCTTATTCGTGAGTGGTTTATCTACATTAATTATGGTTTGGGCAGTGTACTATTGCGGAAACGGAACCGAAAAGGCAGGTGCAGAATGGCTCATTGCTTCTTATGGTATTGTAACTGTCGGTGAATTGTTGTTAAGTCCTATGGGCTTAAGTTTGGTGTCGAAATTAAGTCCAACCCACATTACCGGATTAATGATGGGAGGTTGGTCGCTTGCAACTTCATTGGGTAATAAATTTAGTGGAATATTGGCCACTTTATGGGATGGTTATGACAATAAAGCCTTGTACTTTTTAGTAAATTTTGTTTTGTTGATGTTAGCAACTACCGCACTTGCATTGATGCTTAAACGATTGAACAAAATATTTAAGGAATATCAGGCATAA
- the smpB gene encoding SsrA-binding protein SmpB translates to MKEVNIKNRKASFEYSFIDKYDAGIQLSGTEIKSIRESDANIADAFCTFFNGELFVRNMHISPYKEGTYNNHEPKRDRKLLLTKKELKKLLAKLKDKGLTIVPLRLYIAESGYAKLEIALAKGKKNYDKREDLKTKDAKREMDRRMK, encoded by the coding sequence ATGAAGGAAGTAAATATTAAGAACAGAAAAGCGAGTTTTGAATATAGTTTTATTGATAAGTACGATGCAGGTATTCAGTTAAGTGGAACCGAAATAAAATCGATTCGCGAAAGTGATGCAAACATTGCAGATGCCTTTTGCACTTTTTTTAACGGTGAATTGTTTGTGCGAAATATGCATATAAGTCCTTACAAAGAAGGAACATACAACAATCATGAACCCAAACGCGATCGTAAATTATTGCTTACTAAAAAGGAATTGAAAAAACTGTTGGCGAAATTAAAGGACAAAGGACTCACGATAGTTCCCTTGCGCTTGTATATTGCCGAAAGCGGTTATGCTAAATTGGAAATAGCCTTGGCAAAAGGTAAAAAGAATTACGATAAACGTGAAGATTTAAAAACAAAGGATGCCAAGCGGGAAATGGACCGTAGAATGAAGTAA
- a CDS encoding protein-L-isoaspartate(D-aspartate) O-methyltransferase encodes MEDNYKHKGIRRQLVALLQSKGIKNQQVLQAIEAIPRHLFLDSSFLKFAYQDEAFPIGAKQTISHPYTVAFQTELLELKKGDKVLEVGTGSGYQTAVLCHLGAKVFTIERQKTLYDKTKVFLPTLGYSAKFFYGDGYKGIPPFAPYDKIIVTAGAPLIPDALMSQLKVGGKLVIPVGDDSGQQMISLIRNQHGFEQTTHGNFKFVPLLEQKV; translated from the coding sequence ATGGAAGATAATTATAAACACAAGGGAATTCGCCGTCAATTAGTTGCTTTGTTGCAAAGCAAAGGCATTAAAAATCAACAGGTTTTGCAAGCTATTGAAGCAATTCCTCGACATTTATTTTTGGATAGTTCTTTTTTAAAATTTGCCTACCAGGATGAGGCCTTTCCAATAGGTGCCAAGCAAACTATTTCACACCCGTATACAGTAGCATTTCAAACCGAATTACTCGAATTAAAAAAAGGGGATAAAGTGCTTGAAGTGGGCACAGGGAGCGGATATCAAACAGCAGTATTATGCCATCTTGGAGCAAAAGTATTTACAATTGAACGGCAAAAAACCTTGTACGACAAAACAAAAGTTTTTTTACCCACATTAGGTTATAGTGCCAAGTTTTTTTATGGGGATGGTTATAAAGGCATTCCACCTTTTGCACCTTACGATAAAATTATAGTAACAGCAGGCGCTCCGTTAATTCCTGATGCATTAATGTCCCAATTAAAAGTAGGAGGTAAGCTAGTAATACCGGTGGGAGATGATTCAGGGCAACAAATGATTTCGCTTATTCGAAATCAACATGGATTTGAACAAACAACACATGGTAATTTTAAATTTGTGCCTTTGCTAGAACAAAAGGTATAA